A genomic region of Streptomyces sp. R33 contains the following coding sequences:
- a CDS encoding bifunctional 2-polyprenyl-6-hydroxyphenol methylase/3-demethylubiquinol 3-O-methyltransferase UbiG, whose amino-acid sequence MSDTSRPRASLRTAVVWEVLKEALDRRVKATGRDVLDVLDTGGGTGKFAVPVARLGHRVTVVDPSPNALFGLERRVAEAGVADLVRGVQGDAQGLLDVVERDAYDVVLCHGVLEYVDDPAEGVANAVAALRPGGTLSLLGAGLGGAVLARALAGHFTEARTALTDPAGRWGAGDPVPRRFTAEQLTELVGGAGLEVGAVHGVRVFADLVPGVLVDTEPGAVEALLRLEEAAAELPAFHAVATQLHVLGEKRA is encoded by the coding sequence GTGTCGGACACTTCCCGCCCCCGTGCCTCCCTCCGCACCGCCGTGGTGTGGGAGGTCCTCAAGGAGGCGCTCGACCGCCGGGTGAAGGCGACCGGGCGGGATGTGCTGGACGTGCTGGACACCGGCGGCGGCACCGGCAAGTTCGCCGTGCCGGTGGCCCGGCTGGGCCACCGGGTGACCGTGGTCGACCCCAGCCCGAACGCACTGTTCGGGCTGGAGCGCCGCGTCGCCGAGGCCGGTGTCGCCGACCTGGTGCGCGGCGTGCAGGGCGACGCCCAGGGCCTGCTGGACGTCGTCGAGCGCGACGCGTACGACGTGGTGCTCTGCCACGGCGTGCTCGAGTACGTGGACGACCCGGCCGAGGGCGTGGCCAACGCGGTCGCCGCCCTGCGCCCCGGCGGCACGCTCAGCCTGCTGGGCGCCGGCCTCGGCGGGGCCGTGCTGGCCCGTGCCCTCGCCGGGCACTTCACCGAGGCCCGTACGGCGCTCACCGACCCGGCCGGCCGCTGGGGCGCGGGCGACCCGGTACCGCGCCGTTTCACCGCCGAGCAGCTCACCGAGCTGGTCGGCGGGGCCGGCTTGGAGGTCGGCGCGGTGCACGGGGTCCGCGTCTTCGCCGACCTCGTCCCCGGCGTCCTGGTCGACACCGAGCCGGGCGCGGTCGAGGCGCTGCTGCGCCTTGAGGAGGCAGCCGCCGAACTGCCGGCCTTCCACGCGGTCGCGACGCAACTGCACGTCCTGGGCGAGAAGCGCGCCTGA
- a CDS encoding SAV_6107 family HEPN domain-containing protein, with translation MATPSPSPVHPVPRRSAAPSPPAPPRGCPKAALDLLTKARAGLAEAARLDRPGERYATAHLAALRTAAAVLAARGRPEPVGARRRPRIRSAWEVLPEIAPELTEWSALFASGAERRARAEAGIRDAASVRDADDLVRAVEMFLRLVERMLALQPVAPTLPQPRPEPPEPADAG, from the coding sequence ATGGCCACACCGTCCCCGTCCCCTGTCCACCCCGTCCCGCGCAGGTCGGCAGCCCCCTCCCCTCCGGCTCCGCCGCGGGGATGCCCCAAGGCCGCGCTCGATCTGCTCACCAAGGCCCGCGCGGGCCTGGCCGAGGCCGCCCGGCTGGACCGGCCGGGCGAGCGGTACGCCACCGCCCACCTCGCCGCGCTGCGCACCGCCGCGGCCGTGCTCGCCGCGCGGGGGCGGCCGGAGCCGGTGGGCGCGCGGCGCCGCCCGCGGATCCGCAGCGCGTGGGAGGTACTGCCGGAGATAGCGCCGGAGCTGACGGAGTGGAGCGCACTGTTCGCCTCCGGCGCCGAGCGCCGGGCGCGGGCCGAGGCGGGGATACGGGATGCGGCGTCGGTCCGGGACGCGGACGATCTGGTGCGTGCCGTGGAGATGTTCCTGCGGCTGGTGGAGCGGATGCTCGCCCTCCAGCCGGTGGCGCCGACGCTGCCCCAGCCCCGTCCCGAGCCTCCGGAGCCTGCGGACGCGGGCTGA
- a CDS encoding ATP-binding cassette domain-containing protein has translation MDSPHGAAVTAENFGLKGPRGWVFRGMGLDAEPGSLIAVEGPSGSGRTCLLLALTGRMKATEGHAEIAGHRLPKHMTAVRRIAALGPVTGVNELDQSLTVAEQLREGALLQRRYEGPVRALLRPRGERRAGTQARIDAALAAAGLDLAGLPKGPRTSVRDLERLEAVRLSVAIALLGSPRLLALDDLDLKLSDAERAEAWSLLRAIAARGTTVLAVCSDAPDDVTVLRTGAAAAEPEDKAAEKAEADTEAAASGTDENPADTDDTDDDTKGTDDALAEARRA, from the coding sequence GTGGACAGCCCGCACGGTGCGGCCGTCACAGCCGAGAACTTCGGACTCAAGGGCCCGCGCGGCTGGGTGTTCCGGGGGATGGGCCTCGACGCGGAGCCCGGCTCGCTCATCGCGGTCGAAGGCCCCTCCGGCAGCGGCCGGACCTGCCTGCTCCTCGCCCTCACCGGACGCATGAAGGCCACCGAGGGCCACGCCGAGATCGCCGGCCACCGGCTGCCGAAGCACATGACCGCGGTCCGCCGGATCGCCGCCCTCGGCCCGGTCACCGGGGTCAACGAGCTCGACCAGTCCCTGACCGTCGCCGAGCAGCTGCGCGAGGGCGCGCTGCTCCAGCGCCGCTACGAGGGCCCCGTACGCGCCCTGCTCCGCCCGCGCGGCGAGCGCCGCGCCGGCACGCAGGCCCGGATCGACGCCGCCCTGGCCGCGGCCGGGCTGGACCTCGCCGGGCTGCCCAAGGGCCCGCGCACCTCCGTACGGGACCTGGAGCGGCTGGAGGCGGTGCGGCTGTCCGTGGCCATCGCCCTGCTGGGCTCGCCGCGGCTATTGGCCCTCGACGACCTGGACCTCAAGCTCTCGGACGCCGAACGCGCCGAGGCCTGGAGCCTGCTGCGTGCGATCGCCGCCCGCGGGACCACCGTCCTCGCGGTGTGCAGCGACGCACCGGACGACGTGACGGTCCTGCGCACGGGCGCCGCGGCGGCCGAGCCCGAGGACAAGGCCGCGGAAAAGGCCGAGGCCGATACCGAGGCGGCCGCGTCCGGCACCGACGAGAACCCCGCAGACACCGACGACACCGACGACGACACGAAGGGGACGGACGATGCGCTCGCCGAAGCTCGCCGCGCTTGA